From one Dyella sp. 2HG41-7 genomic stretch:
- a CDS encoding DUF3455 domain-containing protein, which translates to MHKLARPAVVAMAAFVGIAHAQGPHANRSAGIEAFGKGVQIYTCQRARGNYVWTLKAPDATISDAQGRVLGQHYAGPSWKAVDGSVVVGEPLEASSSPDSGAIPWLVLRAKSHYGNGMMANVRYIVRMRTEGGRAPTNGCDAGQVGMEFRVPYSAVYVFYRN; encoded by the coding sequence ATGCATAAACTCGCCCGACCTGCCGTTGTTGCAATGGCCGCGTTTGTTGGGATTGCGCACGCGCAAGGCCCCCATGCAAATAGATCGGCCGGGATCGAGGCATTCGGTAAAGGGGTGCAGATTTACACCTGCCAACGCGCTCGCGGCAATTACGTGTGGACGCTAAAGGCGCCCGACGCGACGATCAGCGATGCACAGGGCCGCGTGCTTGGCCAACATTATGCCGGGCCGAGCTGGAAAGCGGTCGACGGTAGCGTTGTGGTGGGCGAGCCGCTGGAGGCATCTTCATCGCCCGATTCGGGGGCGATTCCGTGGCTCGTCCTTCGCGCCAAATCGCATTACGGCAACGGCATGATGGCGAATGTCCGCTACATCGTCCGCATGCGCACCGAGGGCGGCAGGGCGCCAACCAATGGCTGCGATGCCGGCCAAGTCGGCATGGAATTTCGTGTGCCGTATAGCGCCGTCTACGTGTTCTACCGCAATTGA
- a CDS encoding calcium:proton antiporter has translation MLKAITTARPFVGWLTVALFLIFGSQWLVGLSSPLLASALFAWLFIVIVWVAFGVVHEAETLAEMLGEPLGTLVLTLSIVVIEVVLISAVMLSSPGSSTLARDTMYAVLMIVLNGVVGLGLLMGGIRHYEQAYNLKGASAYLSVIIPLTIIALVLPDFTTSTHDGSLAPPQAIAFSLLTIALYGAFLWLQTGRHRGYFVATDAQPAEPADATLHPAVRIDKKKLLLHFALLLVNILPIVILSKSMAKILDYGIAATGAPTALGGIVIAILVFAPEGISALNAARADRLTRAINLCLGAVTSTLGLTVPAVLAIGLYTGHPVLLGVPPSGIVMLMATLLLSAMTFSNARTTMLEGAVHLSLFVVFVVLVFSP, from the coding sequence ATGCTCAAGGCGATCACGACGGCACGTCCTTTTGTCGGTTGGCTGACGGTAGCGCTTTTTCTGATCTTCGGCTCCCAATGGTTGGTCGGTCTCAGCAGCCCACTACTGGCGTCCGCCCTGTTCGCGTGGTTGTTCATCGTGATCGTATGGGTCGCCTTCGGCGTCGTGCACGAAGCGGAAACGCTGGCGGAAATGCTGGGCGAGCCGCTCGGCACCCTGGTGCTAACGCTGTCCATCGTGGTGATCGAAGTCGTGTTGATTTCAGCGGTAATGCTGAGTTCGCCGGGCAGCTCGACCTTGGCGCGCGACACCATGTACGCGGTGCTGATGATCGTGCTCAACGGTGTGGTCGGACTTGGTTTGTTGATGGGTGGCATTCGTCACTACGAGCAGGCGTACAACTTGAAAGGCGCGTCGGCGTATCTGTCGGTGATCATTCCGTTGACGATCATCGCGCTGGTGTTGCCGGACTTCACCACATCCACGCATGACGGCTCGCTGGCCCCGCCGCAGGCGATTGCATTCTCGCTACTCACCATCGCGCTGTACGGCGCTTTCCTATGGCTGCAAACCGGGCGGCATCGCGGCTATTTCGTGGCGACCGATGCGCAGCCGGCCGAGCCCGCGGACGCAACGCTTCACCCTGCCGTGCGAATCGACAAGAAAAAACTGCTGCTGCATTTCGCACTGCTGCTGGTCAACATTCTGCCGATCGTGATTCTTTCAAAAAGCATGGCGAAGATTCTCGACTACGGCATCGCCGCCACCGGCGCACCGACCGCGCTCGGCGGTATCGTCATCGCCATTCTGGTGTTCGCGCCGGAAGGCATTTCCGCCTTGAATGCGGCGCGCGCCGACCGTCTGACGCGCGCGATCAATCTATGTCTTGGCGCAGTAACATCCACGCTCGGATTGACCGTACCTGCCGTGCTTGCGATCGGTCTTTACACTGGTCATCCCGTGTTGCTGGGCGTACCGCCGTCAGGCATCGTGATGCTGATGGCGACCTTGCTGCTCAGCGCGATGACGTTCTCCAACGCGCGCACCACGATGCTGGAAGGCGCTGTGCACCTGTCGCTGTTCGTCGTGTTCGTCGTGCTTGTATTCAGCCCTTGA
- a CDS encoding metalloregulator ArsR/SmtB family transcription factor translates to MSPRTNPTTRNANPKHPWLRKAVPVFAALGDETRLRIVALLCAGGALSIAQLTADTDITRQAVTKHLQVLADAGLVRDIRQGRERLWEFEPSRLDEARRSLDTIAQQWDQALSRLKASLEK, encoded by the coding sequence ATGTCGCCGCGCACTAATCCAACGACCCGAAACGCAAATCCGAAACATCCATGGCTGCGCAAAGCCGTACCGGTTTTCGCGGCGCTTGGCGACGAAACGCGATTGCGGATCGTCGCCCTGCTCTGCGCGGGCGGCGCATTGTCCATTGCGCAATTGACCGCCGATACGGATATCACGCGTCAAGCGGTCACCAAGCATTTGCAAGTGCTGGCGGATGCCGGGTTGGTGCGCGATATCCGGCAAGGACGCGAACGGCTTTGGGAGTTCGAGCCGTCGCGGCTGGACGAAGCGCGCCGCTCGCTCGACACGATTGCGCAGCAGTGGGATCAGGCGCTTTCGCGGTTAAAAGCGTCGTTGGAAAAATAA
- a CDS encoding SRPBCC family protein has product MNTSTDRIERQIHIKAPRSKVWRVLADAESFGNWFGVALKGKRFVAGEPCEGNITYPGYEHLLWQVVVERVEPERLLSFRWHPYAIDTEHDYSKEPLTLVQFELEETGDGTLLRLVESGFDKIPPERRMDAFRMNSKGWDAQMVNIDNYVAAH; this is encoded by the coding sequence ATGAACACATCGACAGATCGCATCGAACGACAGATCCATATCAAAGCCCCGCGCTCGAAAGTGTGGCGTGTACTGGCCGACGCCGAGTCCTTTGGCAACTGGTTCGGCGTCGCCCTGAAGGGCAAACGTTTCGTAGCCGGCGAACCGTGCGAAGGAAACATCACCTACCCCGGCTACGAACATTTGCTGTGGCAAGTCGTGGTCGAACGCGTCGAGCCCGAACGCCTGCTGTCGTTCCGCTGGCATCCGTACGCCATCGACACCGAGCACGACTATTCGAAAGAGCCACTCACGCTGGTGCAATTCGAGTTGGAAGAAACCGGCGACGGCACGCTGCTGCGCTTGGTGGAATCGGGTTTCGACAAAATTCCGCCCGAGCGACGAATGGATGCGTTTCGCATGAACAGCAAAGGCTGGGATGCCCAGATGGTGAATATCGACAACTATGTCGCCGCGCACTAA
- a CDS encoding YciI family protein, producing the protein MQYLFMLYADESGWGRMSRDEQVRGVAAYSAYTEALKAAGVWVGSNRLQNVGTATTVHVVEGKSQVLDGPYVDSKEQLGGYYLVDVPDLDAALSWAARCPGASHGTIEVRPVWPVTEYETA; encoded by the coding sequence ATGCAATACCTATTTATGCTTTACGCGGACGAAAGCGGCTGGGGCCGCATGTCGAGGGACGAGCAGGTGCGCGGCGTCGCCGCCTACAGCGCCTATACGGAAGCCTTGAAAGCCGCCGGCGTCTGGGTGGGTTCCAATCGTCTGCAAAACGTGGGTACCGCCACGACGGTGCACGTGGTCGAAGGCAAATCGCAGGTGCTGGATGGGCCTTATGTGGATTCCAAGGAACAGCTCGGCGGCTATTACTTGGTCGATGTGCCCGATCTGGATGCGGCGCTTAGTTGGGCCGCGCGTTGCCCCGGCGCCAGTCACGGCACGATCGAAGTGCGCCCCGTATGGCCGGTGACGGAGTACGAAACGGCGTGA
- a CDS encoding DUF6596 domain-containing protein, whose product MIDHAPAQATAGDVARRSYGKLLAYLAADMHDVSAAEDALSEAFAAALADWSVHGCPGNPEAWLMTVARRKGIDGARRRRSGEAATVQLQNMADAHAECVDVTDDDVLPDRRLALLFACTHPAIDVNIRAPLMLQTVLGLDAKTVASAFLVSPDAMCKRLGRAKQKIRQAGIPFAIPEREAWSERLDAVLDAIYATYAEGWGDPDDADVIRRDLVDEAIFLARLLTEWLPKEPETFGLLACMLYAEARRRARRNAQGEYVPLAEQDTSQWDVDMIDEAEALLQRASACGRIGRYQLEAALQSAHIERCRSGRIDWTPEVELYGALYALTGSPVVALNRALAIAELEGPRAALDIVDALSSDKRLADYQPYWAARAALLARMGKCDDAHHAYEMAIGLTRDAAVRRFLQDRQASLVSAKRE is encoded by the coding sequence GTGATCGATCACGCGCCCGCGCAAGCGACGGCGGGCGACGTCGCGCGCCGCAGTTACGGCAAGCTGCTGGCGTATCTCGCTGCCGACATGCACGACGTGTCGGCAGCCGAAGATGCGTTGTCGGAAGCCTTCGCCGCCGCGCTGGCGGATTGGTCGGTGCATGGATGCCCCGGCAATCCGGAAGCTTGGTTGATGACGGTCGCGCGCCGCAAAGGCATCGATGGCGCGCGCCGGCGTCGCTCCGGCGAAGCCGCTACGGTGCAGTTGCAGAACATGGCGGATGCGCATGCCGAATGCGTCGATGTCACGGACGACGATGTGCTTCCTGACCGCCGTCTCGCGCTGCTCTTTGCGTGCACGCATCCCGCCATCGACGTGAATATCCGCGCACCGTTGATGCTGCAAACGGTGCTTGGACTGGATGCGAAAACCGTCGCTTCGGCGTTTCTGGTGTCGCCCGATGCGATGTGCAAACGGCTCGGCCGCGCGAAACAGAAAATACGGCAGGCTGGCATTCCCTTCGCGATCCCCGAGCGCGAGGCGTGGAGCGAGCGATTGGACGCCGTGCTCGATGCGATCTACGCCACCTATGCGGAGGGCTGGGGCGACCCGGACGATGCGGATGTGATTCGCCGCGATCTGGTCGACGAAGCGATTTTTCTCGCACGCTTGTTGACGGAGTGGCTGCCGAAAGAGCCCGAGACATTCGGCTTGCTTGCCTGCATGCTTTACGCCGAAGCGCGACGTCGCGCGCGGCGCAATGCGCAGGGTGAATACGTGCCGTTGGCGGAGCAGGACACGTCGCAGTGGGACGTCGACATGATCGATGAAGCCGAAGCGTTGCTGCAGCGTGCAAGCGCGTGCGGGCGCATTGGCCGATATCAGTTGGAAGCGGCTTTGCAATCGGCGCACATCGAACGTTGTCGTTCGGGCCGTATCGATTGGACGCCGGAAGTCGAACTTTACGGCGCGTTGTATGCGCTAACCGGATCGCCGGTGGTGGCGCTCAATCGCGCTTTGGCGATCGCGGAGTTGGAGGGGCCGCGGGCGGCGCTGGATATCGTCGATGCGTTGTCCTCAGATAAACGTCTGGCCGATTATCAACCCTACTGGGCGGCACGCGCCGCCTTGCTTGCACGCATGGGGAAGTGCGACGACGCGCATCACGCGTATGAAATGGCGATCGGTCTCACCCGTGACGCCGCTGTGCGCCGTTTCCTGCAGGATCGTCAGGCATCCCTAGTAAGCGCCAAGCGCGAATAG
- a CDS encoding MFS transporter, which produces MRDAVTTPANTPGRVLFASLIGTTIEFFDFYIYATAAVLVFPKLFFPASDPASATLQSFATFALAFIARPIGSAIFGHFGDRIGRKATLVAALLTMGLSTVVIGLLPTYAQIGLMAPTLLALCRLGQGLGLGGEWGGAVLLATENAPPGKRAWYGMFPQLGAPLGFLLATSLFVALDHGMSDTAFFAWGWRVPFVASSVLVIVGLWMRLRLTETPAFARAMAMHERVKVPMLSVFAHHTRMLIAGTFAALATFVIFYLMTVFALSWATSKLGYVRDSFLIVQMVGVLFFAALIPVSAWLADRRGGHAVMMVATVLIFAFGIAYAPLLEHSGMLFMVVGMCVVGITYGPLGTVLAQMFPTAVRYTGASLAFNMAGIFGASLAPYLATWLAKTYGLAYVGYYLSAAAVLTMLALLVKPRETM; this is translated from the coding sequence ATGCGTGATGCTGTAACCACTCCGGCCAATACCCCCGGCCGAGTTTTGTTCGCAAGCCTGATCGGCACGACGATCGAGTTCTTCGATTTTTATATCTACGCCACCGCGGCGGTGCTGGTGTTTCCCAAGTTGTTCTTTCCGGCGAGCGACCCGGCGTCGGCGACGTTGCAATCGTTCGCCACCTTTGCGCTGGCGTTTATCGCGCGGCCGATCGGTTCGGCGATCTTCGGACACTTCGGCGATCGCATCGGGCGCAAGGCGACGCTAGTCGCGGCGTTGCTCACTATGGGTTTGTCCACGGTGGTGATCGGTTTGCTGCCTACGTACGCGCAGATCGGTTTAATGGCGCCGACGCTGTTGGCGCTGTGCCGGCTTGGTCAAGGGTTGGGTCTCGGCGGCGAATGGGGCGGCGCCGTGCTGTTGGCGACCGAAAACGCGCCGCCGGGCAAGCGCGCGTGGTACGGCATGTTTCCGCAGCTCGGCGCACCGCTTGGCTTCCTGCTCGCGACCAGTTTGTTTGTGGCGCTCGATCATGGCATGAGCGATACCGCCTTCTTTGCGTGGGGATGGCGCGTGCCCTTTGTCGCCAGTTCCGTGTTGGTGATCGTCGGCTTGTGGATGCGTCTTCGCCTAACCGAAACGCCGGCGTTTGCGCGCGCCATGGCGATGCATGAACGCGTCAAGGTGCCGATGCTCAGCGTGTTTGCGCATCACACGCGGATGCTGATTGCGGGAACGTTCGCTGCGTTGGCGACCTTCGTCATCTTTTATTTGATGACCGTGTTCGCGCTGAGTTGGGCGACGTCCAAATTGGGCTATGTGCGCGATTCGTTTTTGATCGTGCAGATGGTTGGCGTGCTGTTCTTCGCCGCACTGATTCCGGTCTCCGCATGGTTGGCGGATCGCCGCGGCGGTCACGCGGTGATGATGGTCGCCACCGTGCTGATTTTTGCGTTCGGCATTGCTTACGCGCCGTTGCTTGAACACAGCGGCATGCTGTTTATGGTGGTGGGCATGTGCGTGGTCGGGATCACCTACGGTCCGCTGGGTACGGTGTTGGCGCAAATGTTTCCGACCGCCGTGCGCTACACAGGCGCATCGCTGGCGTTCAACATGGCCGGTATTTTCGGCGCGTCGCTGGCGCCGTATCTCGCGACGTGGTTGGCCAAAACCTACGGCCTGGCGTACGTGGGTTATTATTTGTCGGCGGCGGCCGTGCTGACGATGCTGGCGTTGTTGGTGAAGCCGCGCGAGACGATGTAG
- a CDS encoding YXWGXW repeat-containing protein, whose product MKRHALMRKAATRCGTLVLGAFVLTAGSFALMTTPAHADVSIGVSITVGSPPPPLPVYEQPPIPAVGYIWTPGYWAWDGEEYYWVPGTWVLAPFTGALWTPGYWGWSDEGVYVFHQGYWGDHVGFYGGVNYGYGYGGEGYEGGHWGNGGFYYNRSVNNITNVHVTNVYNQTVINNTTINRTSYNGGNGGISRQPTPQEASYSREQHTPPVASQQEHMQMARQNPAMRASVNHGVPTIAATARPASFSGAGVVAAHNAPASAAELTARPAPHGGQPAQNPGLRSSGFAPHPNAEPGREPNRSTNGGAPENNGVMHAPRPESRPEATPAERNAPSEQPRPMEQPRPSEQPRPMEQPRPEEQPRPAEQPRPAEQYHPMPQPRPSEQPRPMEQPHPAPAAHPQERRPPPPQHEQKKDEQHPPGG is encoded by the coding sequence ATGAAACGCCACGCTTTGATGCGTAAAGCCGCGACACGCTGCGGCACCCTGGTTTTAGGCGCGTTCGTTCTCACGGCCGGATCGTTCGCGCTGATGACGACACCCGCGCATGCCGACGTTTCGATCGGCGTTTCCATCACAGTGGGTTCGCCGCCACCGCCGCTGCCCGTGTACGAACAACCGCCGATTCCTGCCGTCGGCTATATCTGGACGCCGGGTTATTGGGCGTGGGATGGCGAAGAATATTATTGGGTGCCCGGCACCTGGGTGCTCGCGCCGTTCACCGGTGCGTTGTGGACACCGGGCTACTGGGGCTGGAGCGATGAAGGCGTTTACGTCTTCCATCAAGGTTACTGGGGCGACCACGTCGGCTTCTACGGTGGCGTCAACTACGGTTACGGCTACGGCGGCGAAGGCTACGAAGGTGGCCATTGGGGCAACGGCGGCTTCTACTACAACCGCTCCGTCAACAACATCACCAATGTGCATGTCACCAACGTGTACAACCAGACGGTGATCAACAACACCACGATCAATCGCACCAGTTACAACGGCGGCAACGGCGGCATCAGCAGGCAGCCGACGCCGCAGGAAGCATCGTATTCGCGCGAGCAGCACACGCCGCCTGTGGCCTCGCAGCAAGAACACATGCAGATGGCTCGCCAGAATCCCGCGATGCGCGCATCGGTGAATCACGGTGTTCCGACCATCGCGGCAACCGCACGTCCCGCTTCGTTCTCCGGCGCCGGCGTGGTGGCTGCGCATAACGCTCCGGCGTCGGCCGCCGAGCTGACGGCGCGCCCTGCTCCGCACGGTGGACAGCCTGCGCAAAACCCAGGATTGCGCTCCTCGGGATTCGCGCCGCACCCCAATGCGGAACCTGGACGTGAACCGAATCGCTCAACCAATGGCGGAGCACCTGAAAACAACGGCGTGATGCATGCGCCTCGTCCGGAATCGCGTCCGGAAGCCACGCCTGCCGAACGCAATGCGCCGTCCGAGCAACCACGCCCGATGGAACAGCCGCGCCCGTCGGAGCAACCGCGTCCAATGGAACAGCCGCGTCCGGAAGAACAACCTCGCCCAGCGGAACAACCGCGTCCGGCGGAGCAATACCATCCGATGCCGCAGCCGCGTCCGTCGGAACAACCTCGCCCGATGGAGCAACCGCATCCGGCGCCCGCGGCGCATCCTCAAGAACGACGCCCGCCACCGCCTCAACACGAGCAAAAGAAGGATGAGCAACATCCTCCCGGCGGTTGA
- a CDS encoding 2OG-Fe(II) oxygenase gives MSHAIALATTSSLHDRWDALDESRLAADLDRFGAATISGLLSADECAALASMYGDDRHFRSRVVMGRHGFGSGEYKYFAYPLPNIIQTLRTAMYPRLAGIANRWNDAMGIDVRYPKTHQEYLDRCHAAGQLRATPLLLKYGVGDYNCLHQDLYGEHVFPLQMAILLSQPAKDFTGGEFVLTEQRPRMQSRPEVVPLRQGDAVIFAVHHRPVQGSRGVYRVTMRHGVSRLRAGHRFTVGIIFHDAT, from the coding sequence ATGAGTCACGCGATTGCCCTTGCCACAACGTCGTCCCTGCATGATCGGTGGGATGCGCTGGACGAGTCTCGCCTTGCTGCGGACCTCGATCGATTCGGCGCCGCCACAATTTCTGGCTTGCTGAGCGCCGACGAATGCGCAGCACTGGCGTCGATGTACGGCGACGACCGCCATTTCAGAAGTCGCGTCGTGATGGGCCGGCATGGATTCGGAAGCGGTGAATACAAATATTTCGCATACCCGCTGCCGAACATCATTCAGACGCTCCGAACGGCGATGTATCCACGGCTAGCCGGAATCGCCAATCGATGGAACGACGCCATGGGCATCGACGTGCGCTACCCGAAAACGCATCAGGAATACCTCGATCGCTGTCATGCCGCCGGTCAGTTGCGCGCAACACCGCTGCTGCTCAAATACGGTGTCGGCGACTACAACTGCCTGCATCAGGATTTGTATGGCGAGCACGTCTTTCCATTGCAAATGGCGATCTTGCTGTCGCAACCCGCCAAGGACTTCACCGGCGGCGAATTCGTGCTGACCGAACAACGCCCGCGCATGCAATCGCGGCCGGAGGTGGTGCCGCTGCGACAAGGCGATGCGGTGATCTTCGCCGTGCATCATCGACCCGTGCAGGGCTCGCGCGGCGTCTATCGCGTAACAATGCGGCACGGCGTCAGCCGCCTTCGCGCCGGACATCGATTTACCGTGGGGATTATTTTTCACGACGCCACCTGA
- a CDS encoding restriction endonuclease gives MAKHRTLRIGHVVSVHWPAGILLGASAYVGIHYGRGAHTAVYSLLLWMLLSAIWGCAFASCLGYRKRMHRLVVRDELSELHTMHWRAFENRLAQAFRFRGYTVEHAGQPDADNGLDLILRKHGLTTLVQCRHWRNRNVEIKDVREMHHLMKFHRASAVKIVACGDYTEDAWKFVVGKPFELIYGETLLAMLSDAQLPIDAGVVPFRAPSSPPPLHHRPRTAART, from the coding sequence ATGGCGAAGCACAGAACACTTCGCATCGGACATGTCGTTTCGGTGCACTGGCCAGCCGGCATCCTGCTCGGCGCGAGCGCGTACGTGGGCATCCACTACGGGCGCGGCGCGCACACGGCGGTGTATTCGTTATTGCTTTGGATGTTGCTGAGCGCGATCTGGGGTTGCGCGTTCGCCTCATGCCTGGGCTATCGCAAACGCATGCATCGTCTGGTCGTGCGCGACGAACTGTCGGAATTGCACACCATGCATTGGCGCGCCTTTGAAAATCGTCTGGCGCAGGCGTTTCGTTTCCGGGGCTATACGGTCGAGCATGCCGGGCAACCCGATGCGGACAACGGGCTGGACCTGATCCTGCGCAAGCACGGACTGACCACCCTGGTGCAGTGCCGCCATTGGCGCAATCGCAACGTCGAGATCAAAGACGTGCGCGAGATGCATCACCTGATGAAATTTCACCGTGCATCCGCCGTGAAGATCGTCGCCTGCGGCGATTACACCGAGGATGCGTGGAAATTCGTGGTCGGCAAACCCTTCGAGCTAATCTACGGGGAAACCTTGCTGGCCATGCTGAGCGATGCGCAGTTGCCCATCGACGCGGGCGTGGTGCCCTTCCGCGCGCCCTCCTCCCCGCCGCCTCTGCATCACCGACCGCGCACCGCGGCACGAACCTGA
- a CDS encoding GGDEF domain-containing protein, translating to MEFFNGQHWRRLTMDDGLIWNDVAENGFFEDTDGSVWIGTSNGISHILEPASLTAPNTLEVAITAVARGAVAQPQASSYRFNYKNKLSLSLYLATLNAPTRTTLQYRYRLKGLERDWVSSDRPRVDYPPLPPGNFTFEAMAYDPDNRQYSPVVQLSVRIVPPWWQRTPAVLGMLTLLALGIVLAWHMRTRHLRARARSLEALVASRTRELEVDKQALEVARAALWQQATHDALTGLPNRSHVLDILAQAMRDARKQNQPLAVALIDLDHFKRINDHYGHLTGDAVLIEASARLRAALPPGGTLGRYGGEEILAVVPNVPRHDPAPFEALRQHISKGVFGADDAHVELTCSIGVSWLQPPDKDAFDLIRRADTALYLAKTEGRNRVVAEGERWEPS from the coding sequence GTGGAATTCTTTAACGGCCAGCACTGGCGTCGCTTGACCATGGACGACGGATTGATCTGGAACGACGTCGCCGAAAACGGATTCTTCGAAGACACCGACGGCTCGGTGTGGATCGGTACCAGCAACGGCATTTCCCATATTCTCGAGCCGGCGTCGCTGACCGCGCCAAATACCTTGGAAGTGGCCATCACCGCTGTCGCACGCGGCGCTGTCGCGCAGCCGCAGGCATCGTCTTACCGTTTCAACTACAAGAACAAACTTTCGCTGTCGCTGTATCTGGCGACGCTCAATGCGCCCACGCGCACCACTTTGCAATATCGCTACCGCTTGAAAGGCTTGGAACGCGATTGGGTGAGTTCGGATCGACCGCGCGTCGATTACCCGCCGCTGCCGCCCGGCAATTTCACCTTTGAAGCGATGGCCTACGATCCGGACAATCGGCAGTACTCGCCCGTCGTGCAATTGTCTGTGCGCATCGTGCCGCCGTGGTGGCAGCGGACGCCGGCGGTGCTTGGCATGTTGACGCTATTGGCGCTTGGCATCGTGCTGGCGTGGCACATGCGAACGCGACATTTGCGTGCGCGCGCGCGTTCGTTGGAAGCCTTGGTCGCGTCCCGTACACGCGAGTTGGAAGTGGATAAACAGGCGCTCGAAGTCGCGCGCGCGGCGTTGTGGCAACAAGCTACGCACGACGCATTAACGGGTTTGCCCAACCGCTCGCATGTGTTGGATATCCTGGCGCAGGCCATGCGCGATGCGCGCAAGCAAAACCAGCCCTTGGCTGTCGCGTTGATCGATCTCGATCATTTCAAACGTATCAACGACCACTACGGCCATCTCACCGGCGACGCCGTGTTGATCGAAGCTTCCGCGCGCCTGCGCGCCGCGCTGCCGCCGGGCGGCACGCTGGGGCGTTATGGCGGCGAAGAAATTCTGGCGGTGGTGCCCAACGTCCCGCGCCACGATCCCGCGCCCTTCGAGGCGTTGCGGCAGCACATTTCCAAAGGCGTTTTCGGCGCCGATGATGCACATGTCGAACTGACGTGTTCCATCGGGGTGTCGTGGTTGCAACCGCCAGACAAAGACGCTTTCGACCTGATTCGACGCGCCGACACCGCGCTGTATCTGGCTAAGACCGAAGGGCGCAACCGTGTCGTGG